The following DNA comes from Marinilactibacillus sp. Marseille-P9653.
GTACTATACAAGGGAATTCCTTGATGATTGATTCGTTCAAGTGTTTCTTTATGTGGGTGTCCATAGCTATTGTTCAAACCAGCTTGAATGATGGCTACTTTCGGATCGACAGCGTTTAGCCACTCTGTACTATTACTATCTTTAGAACCATGGTGTCCAATCAACATAACCTCTGCCTTCAAATTTCTATATTGTTCTACTATTTGTTTTTCTACCGTCGAAGATGCATCTCCTGAGTTCATGACGCTCGTTTTACTAATCGTCGTTCTTGTCACAATCGATTCTTCATTGTGGTCTGTGGTTCTATTGTCTTCTTGAGGATTTAATACTTCTATCTTAAAAGGACCGATATCTTTAGTCTCACCAGCCTTAGGTTCATAATAATTAGCATCTGATTCACTAATTGCGTCCAGCAGCTTTTCATAAACTCTAGTAGTATGATCAACCCCGTTCATCCAAACCTCATCCACTTGAAAGTACTCCAACACTAAATCTCCATTCCCAATATGATCTGCATCATTGTGGGTGAAAATCAGCAGATCAATTTTTCCACCAGTGCCAATATATTTATCAAGATAACTAACAATCCGCTTATCTGAATCGTCATATCTACCCGTATCAATGACAATATTTGTACCATCTTCTGACTGATACAATGTGGAAGAGCCTTGGCCAACATCAAAAAAGCGAATCGTTCCATTGGAGCTACTTTCCGGTTCAGAGCTTGGAATATACATAGCCCATTCTCTTGTGAGTTCCTGCCACTTATCTGCAAAGTAATTCGCATCATATGGATTATCTCCAAAAAATAATCCTATAAAAAATGCTAAAGCAATCAGGAAAGCTGTCACAGAAACTTGTATTCTCTGCTGTTTTTGTTTTTTAGTCATTTTTTTCTTTCTAACCATTTAATTACCTCTTAGATTTTCTATTAAGCCAGTGATATCTTCTGGGAGTGGCGCCTCAACTAGAACGTCTTCATTAGTAAAGGGATGTTTGAACTGAAGTTTAGAGCAGTGTAGAGCTTGTCTATGAAATCTTCCACTGTCTTCTCCGTAAAGATCATCCCCTATCAAAGGATGACCGTCATATGCAAAATGGACTCTGATCTGATGCGTTCTTCCCGTGTGTAATTTAACTTTAACCAACGTAGCTTCCTCTAGTATCTCTTCTGTCCAGTACTCAGTCAATGAGGGCTTCCCGTCATCTCTAACCATCCGAGTAATAATGGAATCCACTGTACGACCAATAGGTCCGTCTATATAAGCATGCTTTTCAGTTAACACTTTAGATACGACTGCCTGGTAGGTTTTATCGATTTCTTGTCTTCTCAAGATTTGATCGATCATGGAATGCGCAAAAGCGTGTTTTGCAAAAATCATTGCCCCAGACGTTTCTCTATCCAGTCTAGTAACGACGTGCACTGTCTTATGAATATATTGCTGGGTTTCTACGTACCCTCTAATTCTATTGGCCATTGTATCTTCTCTATGCGTCGGTGAAGGAACAGATGCCAGTCCAGAAGGTTTATTGATTATGATATAGTGTTCATCCTCAAATAGAATATCTAGTTCATTATAGGAAGGAATCAGATGTGGATTCGACGGTTCTATTGGAATAGACATTCTAACCACGTCTCCGTAATTCAATAATTCTCTAACTCTTACGATCTGATCATTTACTTCAAGCTGACCGCCTTTAAATTTAACTTTCGCCAGCATTTTTTTAGAAACAGATTGTTCTTGCAAAAAAGACTTCAAGGTGTTTTGTTCAGATTTTTTATATGTCCATTCAATCATCATTACGTTTATTCTCTCCTTAGAGAGTTTTACTCTCTTACTTGTCATTAGACTGCATTTATACTATCACAAAATTCATACTGGCTCAGCGTTTATCAAGTATATTTAATCAGATAGTAACCATAAATGGTCAAAAATTTTAACTTTAACCTTGCTACACGTCTCTTTTTATATTCTGATATCATCAGTAAAGCAGGTAGATTTTGATTAAATCAAAATCTACCTGCTTTACTAGTCCATTAAGTTAATCCGATTGAATTATTATTCAAAAGGTTAGTCTTCGTTCTTTTTGGCACCTAAAAATGCATCCTCTACACGATTCCAAAAGTGCGTATGTTGGTAACGTGCAAACCGGATCCGCTCTTCTGCAATTTTAAATCTCAATTCAGTTGCTTGAGTTTCATTGGTAACTACTTGGTCAATGGAAAATACAAAATCATTTGTTTCGATTGGTCTGATTCTTATCCATTCATCGGGTGCAATAATGAGTGGTGAACTGAGTGTTCTAAACACCCTATTATTGAGTGAAGCCATTTCAGTCAGCTGTAAAGCTTCAAGTCTAGGATGCAAAACGGCTCCGCCAATAGATTTATTGTAGCCTGTAGAACCTGTAGGTGTTGAAATACAAAGTCCGTCTCCTCTGAAACGTTCGAAGTGTTCATCTCTTATGTAGACATCACAAACCAATGTTCCATCTACTCGTTTAATTGTAGATTCATTCAATGCAAGGAAATGGGTAGGTTTAGGTTTGTGATTATAATAAATTTCTACATCCAATAGTGGATATTCAACATATTCACCGTTGTCGGATTTAAGACTTTCGATTAATTCACCGATATTATATTCACGCCAGTCTGTGTAAAACCCTAAATGTCCAGTATGCACACCGATAAATCTTACACCATCCAGCATATGGGCATAGCGATGGAATGCGGAGAGCAATGTTCCATCTCCTCCAACCGATATAACAATTGAAGGATTTTTCTGGTCTAAAATAAACTGATGTTCTAGCAGCATCGCTCTTAATTTCTTGAACACTTTAACGGATTCTTCGGTAGAGTTATAAACAATCGCTATTCTCACGTTATTATTCCTTCCAGTTATTCAGATCAAATGCTTCCTGCTCATCTTTGAATCTGAAATTCCTTTGAGCTTCTTTGATTTCTTCTCTAATTGTAGACATTTCTTCATCTAATCTAAAAGCCGATTCTGCAGCTTTTTGCAAACGGATATTGATTTCATCCGGAAACTCTCCTTGGTACTTATAATTCAACGAATGCTCTATAGATGCCCAGAAATTCATGGCAAGCGTACGTATTTGAACTTCAACCAGTACATATTTCAACTCATCAATCAGCTGGACTGGGTATTCACAGATTAAATGATACGAACGGTACCCACTTTCTTTTTTGTGAGACACATAATCCTTTTCTTGTAATACTTTTATATCTTCTCTTTGCTTAAGCATCTTTACAACATCATGTATATCTTCCACAAACGGACACATAATACGAATACCGGCTAGGTCTTCCATATCAGTTTCCAATTTATCAAGAGAAATATTTCTCGTTCTTGATTTCAGTAAAATACTATTGACAGGTTTTACTCGCCCCGTCACAAATTCAATTGGTCCGTGTTCTTTTCTTAGTTTGTACATTGACCGTAAACCTTTAAGTTTAACTTTTAATTCATCAACTGTTTGGGTATACGGAAGTAAAAATAATTCCCAGTCTCTATCCATATATACAACCTTCTTTTCATTTCCTACTTTCATTCTTCTCTTATCTATTGTACCATATTCAGGTATAAATCCGTACCACAGACGATGAAATGGGGATAATAATGAGCCAGAATGTTGAAATCGAATATAAAAACTTATTGACTGAATTAGAATACGAGAAACTAATCAAAGCTTTTGAAATAAACAAAGCCGAATCGTTTACCCAAGAAAATATCTATTTTGATTCCAAAGAAATGGTCCTGAAAGAAAATCAGTTGGCTTTAAGAATCCGTATCAAGGATGATGTTGCTGAGATGACACTTAAGTCACCTCATGAAGGACATTTACTCGAAACAAATGAATCCTTAACAATCGAGCGAGCTCGTGCATTAGTTGAGAAGACAGTCATTTATCCTACTGGCCAAATAGCAGATCTACTTGCTTCCTATGGTATTGATTCAATGACCCCTTTATATATCATTGCACAACTTCGCACACAGCGGTTAGAAAAAAAAGTACATTCTTGTCTGATCGTTCTTGATAAAAGCTGGTACGGTGACCAAATCGATTACGAACTTGAAATAGAAAGCACGACTTCTACAGAGGGTAAACAGTTTATTAAGAATCTCCTAACTCAATACGACATTCCTGAGCGTGATACCCCTAATAAAATTTCAAGAGCCGTACAGGATCAACAAAAAAGGACTCTATGATAAATCTGACATTCGAACAATTGTGTCGAAATTGTCACAGCCAAACTTTTTTTATGACAAATTGTGTGCAGATAATTATCAAATTATAAGAGTCTTTGTTAATCTAATATATGTAAAGGACGTAAACAACGTTTACCAGAAATTAACAATAAACCGACATAATTAATTATTACTAAAACTAGAACTAGATTCAAAAATAAATGATCGTTAGGTGAGTAGAGTATGAGTTTAAATAATGTTATTGAAATTTTCTTGTTTGTTAATCCTCTAGGAGTTAAAAGTTACGAAGCTGAAGAAGTTATCGAAACATTCTCCAAAGAAAGAGACGAAAAAGTTAAAATACGATTCGTTCCACTATTGAACTTTAAATCAGTTAAAAAGCAATTATTAGACGAAAAGTACAATAGCACTTCTGTAGAGAATCGTAATCGTTTATATACTGATTCTTTTAACGCAAGTCTAGCTTTCGCTGCTGCTTCTATGCAAGGTAAAAAGAAAGCAAGAACATTCCTTATGAACCTTCAAGAAAGCATCTTGAATTCCAATGGATTTCTTACTAAATCAATGATGTTGGATTGCGCAGAATCAGCTAAATTAGACACGGATATGTTCGAAGAAGATTTAGAATCTGATCTTGCAAAAGCAGCTTTCACTAAAGATCAAAAGCTTGCTGAAGAAATGGCTGTTAACGAAACTCCAGCTTGTGTTTTATTTAATGGTTCAGACGCAGAGTGCGGATACCGAATTGAAACAACTATTACTAGCAGCTTATTACATGGAATTTGTTCTGATAGTACGCTTACTACTGAACTTCCAGATTTAAAAAATAAATATAAATTCCAAATGGTATAAAAAGAGGCTGAGACAAAAGTCTCTGATTAATATTGTTTCGCAAAATCAGACAAGTAGAAAAGCCTTCAAATCAAGGGATAGATATCCTAGATTTGACGGCTTTTCTTCTATTTGGCTAGTTTTGTCCCAGCCTCTTTCTTTTTAAAGCTTCAATTCTTCTAATACAGACTCCAGTTCATTCAATCTTTCTTCAAATACTTTCATCGCTTTTTCGATATATTCTTTGTTCGTCATATCCACTCCAGCTTTTTTCATAACTTCAATCGGAAAATCACTGCTCCCTGATTTCAGATATGCCAGATAATGCTCAAGTGCACCTTCTTCTTCAGCTAGAATCTTATCAGCCAATGCTGTAGCAGCGCAGAATCCAGTGGAATATTGATAGACATAATAATTGTAGTAGAAATGTGGAATCCGTGCCCACTCGAACTGAATCTCATGATCTTTTTCCACAGACTCTCCGTAATACTTACTGTTGATTTCTGCATAACTTTCGCTCAAGTAATCTGCTGTTAAAGGTATCCCTTTCGCTGCTTCCTCATGCATAAAATGCTCAAATTCTGCAAATTGTGTTTGACGGAAAACAGTTCCTTTGAAACCATCTAGATAATGATTTAATACATATGCACGTGCTTTAGGATCTGTCGTCGTTTTAAGCAGATGGTCCGTAAGAATGTTTTCATTCGTAGTTGAAGCGATTTCTGCTAAAAAAATTGAGTAATCTCCATATACATAAGGTTGTGTTTCTCTTGTAAAGTAACTATGTGCACTATGACCTAATTCGTGAACCAATGTATATAAGTGATTCAATGAATCATGCCAGTTTAAGAGAATATATGGATTTGTATCATAGTCTCCTGAAGAATAAGCTCCACTTCGTTTTCCTTTATTTTCGACTACATCTATCCAACGATTATCAAAAGCTTGATTTAATACATTACGGTACTCTTCGCCTAAAGGTGCAAGACCTTTAAAGGTTTCTTGTTTTGCTTCCTCATAGCTGTACTTAAGACTAGCTTCACCTGTGATTGGTGTGTAAAGATCGTACATATGAAGTTCGTCCACATTTAACAATTTTTTACGTAAGTCCATATATCTGTGTAATAAAGGTAAATGTTCATTTACGATGTCAATAAGCGTTTCATGAACGGACTCAGGTATATGATTCCCAGATAATGCTCTATGTCTAGCAGAATCAAATTTATGAACACTAGCTTGGTAATTATGGTTTTTAACGTTAGCAGAGAGCGTACTAGCAAATGTATTTTTTAACCCCTCATATACTTCATACATTTTTTTGAAGGCTTCTGCTCTCACCTCTCTGTTTGTACTTTCAAGAAGTTCCCCATACATACCATGTGATAATTGAACTTCTTCTCCTTGTTCACCTTTCACTTTCGGGAACGTCAAATCTGCATTGTTCAATACACTAAATGTCTGGCTTGAAGCAGACAGGATGTCACTAGCTCCAGCCAACAAAGCCTCCATATCAGCAGAAAGTACATGCTCACGATTAGCTGTTAACTGATCAATATAATGCTTGTATTGTTTCAATTCCTGTTCTTCTTCAAAATAGCTATTTAACGTTTCTTCTTTAAGTGTCAATAACTCTGGCTCAAACCAAGACGTTGCTTCCCCAGCTTTAGTTGCTAACAGTCTTGCTCTGTCATTCATAGCCTGATAGGTTCCGTTTGAAGTATCTTGATCATTTTTCAAATGAGCGTATACGTAAACTGATCCAAAGGACTGGAATACATCTAGCATAGATACAAGCGCATCAAGAAATGCCTTTGCACCATTACTTAACGTTCCTTGTAATTGAGAGATTTCCTTCACTTTTTGTTCAGTATCTTTGATCTTATCTTCCCATTCTTCATCTGATTTAAATATAACGGTTAAATCCCATGTCAACTCTTCAGAAACTTCTTCGCGGTTTGGTAAACTGTTCGTCTTTGACATAATTCCCCTCCTAATATATAACTATGAAATAATGATAACATAATTTGAATTCTAAGAGAATACACAAATTATGTTATCTGTTTATTTAAGAAATCAATGCCAGATTTTTTTCATCTTCGTTATTAAATCGTTTAGCGGGCCTTAAAATAACCCATTTCTTTGCTCTTAGTTCACGTAATATTTTCATTTCAACAAGTATCTTCATATAGCTCATAAAAATCTGATAAAAGTAATCTTTTTGTAAAAGCGGCATTTTTGATAGTAAGAGTTTTTCTTGTTTACGCAATTCTTCAATATAACTGAATAGGCGCTTTTCAGTTATAATTTGATGACTTTCATGTTTTTCAACCCAAACTAAAAGTCGATACTTCCATTCAACTGGTTCAGTTAATACAATCCATTGATTATCCAGTGGATAATAGACTTCAATAGGCATACTCATCAGACTTTCTGACTCACTATACAATAAACTGGCGAAATTTCTGATCCCAGGATTTGAATAGGCCATTTGTTTCTGTAGATTTAAATGTGCATGATACAATGAGAAATTTTCTACACGTTTTTCAGAAACTCTTTCAGTAAACGAAAAATCATCTAGAAAGATTTGCACTAAGTTTCGATCTGAGATGGTCGTCTTTTCTGTATTCCAGATTCGATTCGCCTTTTTATCAAAACTATGTATAATCTCTAAACGATTCTTTTCGGCTTTATAATGTAACAAGTAAAGTCCGCATTTTGGATTAAACCGAATGAAAGATCGTTTCAATTGAGTCATCTGAGTGTTTTTAAAAAAACGATCTCCAAGAATCCAATATGGCTGATACCCGTGTTTCAGATAGTTCCTTGTTCTCTCCAGCATTTTCTGAATCGGTAATTGACTACATTGAAATTCTATTGCGATCTTTCGTTGTTCTATGTTTAAAAGGATATCAGGCCTCTGCTTTAAATTTGGTAGATACGCTTCAAGTTCTACGTTCAGTTTGTAATTTTTTAGTATTGTATACAACTGCAGCTTTCCATTAAGATGTTCCATCGTTTCTCCTTCTGAAAAGCTCTCGCAAGCCTCTTTTTTATAATGAGAAAAATGTGGAACTTTGAGTGCACCTTTTTTTAAAAAAACGCTTTGTTTACATGTTGGACAATATAACTTTTTCAGATTACGCGCACCTTCTTCAAAAGCAAAAATTGTTCTGTGCATTTCATTCATCGCTATGAGCATGCTATCATCCTTTCTGCTTCTCTATTAAATACTGATGAAAACAGAAAAAAAGTCATTAAAAAAACCACGAGAATAAACATCTCGTGGTTAAAAAAATTATTTAAAATAGTGTCTGACGAGTTCTAGTGCGTTTGTATCCATGATTTTGTCAGCATATTCATCTAAGACATCTGCTGATATTCGACTTCTCTCACCAAATTCTAGTGCATGAGCAATTTCTTCATCTGTCGTTTTTAACGTCATCTCTTCAATGAAAAACACAATATGCAAGTAATACTGATCTTTGAATTTATAAAGGTTTGACAAGCCACTTTCCAAATAATATTCTTGAGCCATCATAATCATCTGTTCAAAGTTATGAAATACGAATACAGCTTCCATGGTCTTGGTGTCCTGAGCGTTCATGTATTCTTCTACTCCATCTTCTTTTTTATTCTGAGATAGCGATTCATTTAGCATTTTGACCGGATCTATGATTGAGTCGTCCTCAAGATCATCTTCCATATCTTCTCTATATTGTGCACCTTTGCTGATAAACAATTCCAAACCATTATTATTAGGCATGACCTGAAAAGTAACAGCGTCAGATTCTTGAAATTCTTCATCAATATCAACTTCTTCTAAAATACTATAGAAGAAATTTTCAATCTGTTTCTGGTTACCCAATAAATCAAGAAAAGTGATGCCTCTTTCTTCAAGATCCGTATTCTCAATCTTTACACGAATCGTATCTTCGTTAATATGTTCGATTTCCATATTTGTAGCACCTCTTTCCTTCAATCAGTGTCAGGCATTAAGCTTTTTTTGAGTACTGCCTATTAATTATTTCCGACAATACTTTCTATTTATATTATAGAGGTTTTATTAGATAAATTGAAGACCTGTAACCTCTTCACACAGAGTTACTGCGCTCTAGCTATTATACAAAATGAGTGAAACGAATACAAGTCAATGATTTAAAGAAAATAAAAAAGATTCGACCGTACCAGACAGTGTCGAATCTTTGATAAGCTCTAAAATATTTTCAGTATTCTGCTTAACTATTTGAAAGTGCAACTAGACGCTGGGCTTTTTGTAATTCTAAAGCTCTTACTTCTCTAGGGATAAACTGACGAATTTCATCTTCATTGTATCCAATTTGCATACGTTTTTCATCTAAAACGATTGGTCTACGTAGTAAACTTGGTGTTTCTTGAATCAATGTGAAAAGCTCTTGTAAAGAAAGATCGTCAATATCAACGTTTAACTGTTGAAATGCTTTTGAACGCGTTGAAATAATTTCTTCAGTTCCTTCTTCTGTCATACGCATAATAGATTTTATTTCACTAATTGTAATAGGTGTTGAGGCAATGTTTCTTTCTTCATAAGGGATGCCAAATTCTTCTAACCATGCCTTCGCTTTTCTACATGATGCGCAACTTGGTGATGTAAATAATGTGACCATTATGTATTGCTCCCTTCAAATCTCTGTTTTTTTATAGTATATTTGTTTGCTTGTTGACTACATTTATAACTATATATCAATTGTGAACTATTGTAAACCCCTTTCGTCATTTTTTTGTCAAATATCGCTTTTTTTTCGATCGACACATGTAGACATATGCGTTAAAACGTCTTTATCAAAGGGTTTATAGGTCATTTACAATAACCGTACTAAAACGACAATAAATTATAATCATTATAAATAAGAAATTGTTCTGTCACATTGATTCTTTTTCAATATGCTTTAAGTCGTTAAATGGCTTAATGAGCTGAACATTCCTTCTTATGAGTATGAATAGATATGCAAAAATAGTCTTGATGATGTCCTTGTTTGGACATCACCAAGACTATTTTCTACAACCACTTAGTAAAATAAATTAACTAATTCATCAATCTCTACTTTTCCAAAGTATTTATTTATATCTACTTCTTCAAATGCTTCACGAATAGCTTTCTCTTCATAAGTCTTACCGATCAACTTATCCTCTACGTCTGATATTTCCCCTAAGCCAAAGAAATCTCCGAAAATTTTAATATCTTGGATTACCCCTCTGTTCACGTTCAGTTTCACTTCCACCGTTCCAACAGATAGTCTTTCACTACGCTCCAGATCAAATACAGGGGATTTCCCATAATTCCAGTCCCAGTTCGCTGTATAAGTTTCTGCAAATTTATCTATTTTCTCCCAGTCCGATTCAGTTAGTTTATATTCTTTCACTTCGGATACTTCTGAGACATCAAATATATTCAGCAATAACTTTTCTCTAAAGTTTTTTGCATTCATATATTGATACTCATCACTCAAATAAGGCTTAATGTTTGTTACACGGCTTCTAATCGATTTAATTCCTTTCGATTCCAGCTTATGCTTCTTAGGTCTCAAAGCGCCTACTACTGCTTCTATTTCCGAATCAAACATTAGTGTACCGTGAGCCGTTAATCGACCATTCTTAGAATACATCGCGTTTCCTGAGAATTTTTTCTCATCAATGACCAGATCGTTACGACCCTTTAACTCAGCACCTTCTACACCCATTTTATGAAGCGCATCAATGACCGGTGAAGTGAATTTTTTGAAGTCTCTGAAAGAATCTCCATCGTCTTTTGTTATAAAACAAAAGCATAGTACACCTAAATCGTGGTACACAGCACCTCCGCCTGAAAATCTTCTGACGACTGTTACATCATGCTGATTGACATAGTCCGTATTGACTTCTTCAAATGTATTCTGGTTCTTGCCTACTATAATGGCATTATCATTAATGTAAAACAACAGCATAGGTTCATCCAGTTCTATTTCATTTAATAGATAATATTCAATCGCTAAGTTAATTCGCGCGTCTACTATTTCCTGTCCATTTCGTTCATTTTTAACATAATACATGGTTGGTCTCCTTTAAATAATAATCTGCAAATTTTTTTCAGCCAGTAACGTTTTAGTTTTAGGTGCTTCTTCTGCAGCTTCTTTTTGTAATTGCTTTAAGTCTCCTGTTTGTGGAAGGTGACTGAGTACCATTGTCTGAACATTTGCTTTATGGGCAATATATCCGCACTCTCTAGAAGTCATATGAACCAGATGCCTTTCCATTCCTTTGAAAAGATTTGTATCCGTAATGAACAAATCCGCATTCTTTGCAAAAGGAATGAACTCTTCAATATAACCAGAATCGGCTGTATACACAACTGTTTTTCCTGTAACTCTCTCAACGATTCTAAAAGCATAGCAGGGAACTGGGTGTAACGTTTTTAGATGCGTAACATCAAATGGTCCGATTGATGTCTGGCTTTCTTTTGTATAGTCAATTCCTTGGCTCACTTCTTCAAGAGTTGTTTTCTCAAAAGCTTGCTTATCTTCGCTATGCCCATAAATAGACAACAGTGGAGCACGATCACCTTTGTCTGTTTTTTTAAGTTGCCTAGTGAACTGAAGGACACCTAAATCTGCAATATGGTCATGATGATAATGAGAAAGTAAAACGGCATCCAATTCTAGTGGGTCAATGTGATGCTCCAGCGTTAATAGAGATGCACTCCCAGCATCGAGTAATAAATTAAACCCTTCCGATTGTATCAGATAAGCACTCGTTCCTACGTCATTCGTAGGATATCCTCCATAATATCCTAAAACTGTGACTTGCATAATCAGCCTTCCTTTCTATTTTATTCTAGAATACTCCAGATGAAAATAAAAAAACAACTAAATCCACTCTAATGAGTTCAATTCAGTTGTTTTTTAACCTCGAATTAGATTAAAAGACTTTATTACAAACTATTTTGTTTTTTTAAGTGTGTGATAATGTGCTCACTGACTTCGTTGCCCTGCTTTATACAGCTATTGATGCCAAATCCTTTGACGCCATTCCCTGCCAGATAAATCCCGGGATAAGCAGTTTGAATTGAGTCAATTAATTTACTTCCAGCATTTTCCCCATTAAAGGATTGTTTAGGGAAAGAGTTTTTCCATCTTTTAAGAACATGGTAAATTGGCGGTGCATCTATGCCAAGCATTTTCTCTAAGTCTTTAAGTAGCAATTCTTCAATCTGTTTGTTACTTAAAGATAGCATAATTTCTTCATTCCCGTGACCAAAATAAACGCCTAATAACTCTTCATCTTTATTTTTCAAACTTGCCCATTTTTTATTCAACCAAACAACGCTTGAGATATGAGAATCATTTCTTCTAGAACACAGTATGCCATTTCCTTCAGGTTTGATTTTCAAAGAACCTTTTGGAAAACTGAACATTGCAAAACCAATTGAGTTTGTTTTGATCTCTTTGAATGGTTCTTTGAATTCTACATCTGTGAAGATCTCTTTGTAGTTACCAGGGTCTGTTGCGACTACAACCGCCCCAACTCTGACTTGTTCTTTTTTATTTATATCCAGTATATAAGTACCTTCAATACTCTTTTTAATCTCTGTGACTTTCTTTGAAAAAACAACATGTTCCTTGAGTAAATCCATCAACCTATTCGTTAATGTTTCTAAACCTTTCTCAAAAGAAATCTGTTTTCTATTAGAATCTAATATATCAGGATTCGCTTCAAGAGCATTCGTCAGATTGCCGTGTTCCCTCTCTAATTTCAGAATGGTACTATCAATCATGTCTATACCAGTGGACTCCATGTGATTCATGTAGATTTCAGAATAATACGGTTCTGCTACATATTCCGTTAGTTCTGTTCCGATTCTTTCATTCAAATAATCAATCACACTTGTCTGTTCTGTTATTTCTGAAGATGGAAGATAGGTATCTTTTAAATAGGATACTTTTCCTTGAAACGATAGCAAATCATATTTCCAGATTTCAGACCGTTTAGCCGGTATGCCCTTATAAGTAGGACTATCTATATGATACAACTTGTTGAATGCATAAATATCCTGTTTTCCATTCTGGCTGTATCTTATTTGTTCAGTTAAGCCGAGTTCATTAATCAGATCCATTGCTTCACCGGATCCTACATCAATTGATTCAGCTCCTAAATCTACGTAATCTTCCCCCATCTTCATTGTATGGATTTTCCCACCAGAACGGATAGAACTTTCCAATACAAGCAATTCGAAAGGAAGGCTGTATTTTTCTATTGTTTTTTTTAATCTGAACGCTGTCGTGAGCCCTGTTATGCCCGTTCCAATGACTGCTATTCGCTTTTTAGATCTTTTCATTGCCTCATACCTTCCATTTCTATATAAGGGATTGCAACTTATGTATAGGCTCATATAATAAATATTGCCGCTATTCATTATTGAGTTCCTCGTTAGCTGTTTCAAGAGACTATACTCCAATTTGGGCAAACTGGGATTCTTGTCATTTGTTTTATTATATCATGTATTAAAAGATTATATCTTATTTTTATACAATTTCTATATCGAAA
Coding sequences within:
- a CDS encoding RluA family pseudouridine synthase, whose amino-acid sequence is MMIEWTYKKSEQNTLKSFLQEQSVSKKMLAKVKFKGGQLEVNDQIVRVRELLNYGDVVRMSIPIEPSNPHLIPSYNELDILFEDEHYIIINKPSGLASVPSPTHREDTMANRIRGYVETQQYIHKTVHVVTRLDRETSGAMIFAKHAFAHSMIDQILRRQEIDKTYQAVVSKVLTEKHAYIDGPIGRTVDSIITRMVRDDGKPSLTEYWTEEILEEATLVKVKLHTGRTHQIRVHFAYDGHPLIGDDLYGEDSGRFHRQALHCSKLQFKHPFTNEDVLVEAPLPEDITGLIENLRGN
- a CDS encoding DsbA family protein; translation: MSLNNVIEIFLFVNPLGVKSYEAEEVIETFSKERDEKVKIRFVPLLNFKSVKKQLLDEKYNSTSVENRNRLYTDSFNASLAFAAASMQGKKKARTFLMNLQESILNSNGFLTKSMMLDCAESAKLDTDMFEEDLESDLAKAAFTKDQKLAEEMAVNETPACVLFNGSDAECGYRIETTITSSLLHGICSDSTLTTELPDLKNKYKFQMV
- the pepF gene encoding oligoendopeptidase F gives rise to the protein MSKTNSLPNREEVSEELTWDLTVIFKSDEEWEDKIKDTEQKVKEISQLQGTLSNGAKAFLDALVSMLDVFQSFGSVYVYAHLKNDQDTSNGTYQAMNDRARLLATKAGEATSWFEPELLTLKEETLNSYFEEEQELKQYKHYIDQLTANREHVLSADMEALLAGASDILSASSQTFSVLNNADLTFPKVKGEQGEEVQLSHGMYGELLESTNREVRAEAFKKMYEVYEGLKNTFASTLSANVKNHNYQASVHKFDSARHRALSGNHIPESVHETLIDIVNEHLPLLHRYMDLRKKLLNVDELHMYDLYTPITGEASLKYSYEEAKQETFKGLAPLGEEYRNVLNQAFDNRWIDVVENKGKRSGAYSSGDYDTNPYILLNWHDSLNHLYTLVHELGHSAHSYFTRETQPYVYGDYSIFLAEIASTTNENILTDHLLKTTTDPKARAYVLNHYLDGFKGTVFRQTQFAEFEHFMHEEAAKGIPLTADYLSESYAEINSKYYGESVEKDHEIQFEWARIPHFYYNYYVYQYSTGFCAATALADKILAEEEGALEHYLAYLKSGSSDFPIEVMKKAGVDMTNKEYIEKAMKVFEERLNELESVLEELKL
- a CDS encoding CYTH domain-containing protein, yielding MSQNVEIEYKNLLTELEYEKLIKAFEINKAESFTQENIYFDSKEMVLKENQLALRIRIKDDVAEMTLKSPHEGHLLETNESLTIERARALVEKTVIYPTGQIADLLASYGIDSMTPLYIIAQLRTQRLEKKVHSCLIVLDKSWYGDQIDYELEIESTTSTEGKQFIKNLLTQYDIPERDTPNKISRAVQDQQKRTL
- a CDS encoding NAD kinase, yielding MRIAIVYNSTEESVKVFKKLRAMLLEHQFILDQKNPSIVISVGGDGTLLSAFHRYAHMLDGVRFIGVHTGHLGFYTDWREYNIGELIESLKSDNGEYVEYPLLDVEIYYNHKPKPTHFLALNESTIKRVDGTLVCDVYIRDEHFERFRGDGLCISTPTGSTGYNKSIGGAVLHPRLEALQLTEMASLNNRVFRTLSSPLIIAPDEWIRIRPIETNDFVFSIDQVVTNETQATELRFKIAEERIRFARYQHTHFWNRVEDAFLGAKKNED
- a CDS encoding GTP pyrophosphokinase family protein, whose protein sequence is MDRDWELFLLPYTQTVDELKVKLKGLRSMYKLRKEHGPIEFVTGRVKPVNSILLKSRTRNISLDKLETDMEDLAGIRIMCPFVEDIHDVVKMLKQREDIKVLQEKDYVSHKKESGYRSYHLICEYPVQLIDELKYVLVEVQIRTLAMNFWASIEHSLNYKYQGEFPDEINIRLQKAAESAFRLDEEMSTIREEIKEAQRNFRFKDEQEAFDLNNWKE
- a CDS encoding ComEC/Rec2 family competence protein: MVRKKKMTKKQKQQRIQVSVTAFLIALAFFIGLFFGDNPYDANYFADKWQELTREWAMYIPSSEPESSSNGTIRFFDVGQGSSTLYQSEDGTNIVIDTGRYDDSDKRIVSYLDKYIGTGGKIDLLIFTHNDADHIGNGDLVLEYFQVDEVWMNGVDHTTRVYEKLLDAISESDANYYEPKAGETKDIGPFKIEVLNPQEDNRTTDHNEESIVTRTTISKTSVMNSGDASSTVEKQIVEQYRNLKAEVMLIGHHGSKDSNSTEWLNAVDPKVAIIQAGLNNSYGHPHKETLERINHQGIPLYSTMEEGTVTIAVEEDGTFSINKEQP